Proteins encoded in a region of the Scomber scombrus chromosome 16, fScoSco1.1, whole genome shotgun sequence genome:
- the pdik1l gene encoding serine/threonine-protein kinase pdik1l, which translates to MVSSQPKYELIQEVGRGSYGVVYEAVVKRTGARVAVKKIRCHSPENVELALREFWALSSIQSQHPNVIHLEECILQRDQLAQRMNHGSSSPLYLELVETSLKGEITFDPCCAYYLWFVTDFCDGGDMNAYLLSRKPSRKTNTSFMLQLGSALAFLHRNQIIHRDLKPDNILISQACTPAGSSEPTLKVADFGLSKVCSTSGLNPEEPASVNKCFLSTACGTDFYMAPEVWEGHYTAKADIFALGVIIWAMVERITFVDVETQKELLGSYVQQGSEIVPLGEALLENPKMELLIPARKKSMNSHMKQLIREMLSANPQERPDAFELELRLVRIACRELDWDT; encoded by the exons ATGGTCAGCAGCCAGCCGAAGTACGAGCTGATCCAGGAGGTGGGGCGCGGCAGTTACGGCGTGGTCTATGAGGCGGTGGTGAAGCGCACTGGCGCCCGGGTGGCGGTGAAGAAGATCCGCTGCCACTCACCGGAGAACGTGGAGCTCGCCCTGCGCGAGTTCTGGGCCCTGAGCAGCATCCAAAGCCAGCACCCGAATGTCATCCACCTGGAGGAGTGCATCCTGCAGCGGGACCAGCTGGCCCAGAGGATGAACCACGGCTCCAGCTCCCCGCTCTACCTGGAG TTGGTGGAGACGTCTCTGAAAGGAGAGATCACGTTCGACCCGTGCTGTGCCTACTACCTGTGGTTCGTCACGGACTTCTGCGACGGTGGCGACATGAACGCCTACCTGCTGTCACGCAAGCCCAGTCGCAAGACCAACACTAGCTTCATGCTGCAGCTGGGGAGCGCCCTGGCCTTCCTGCACCGCAACCAGATCATACACCGCGACCTCAAACCGGACAACATCCTCATCTCGCAGGCCTGCACGCCAGCCGGCTCGTCCGAACCCACCCTCAAGGTGGCCGACTTCGGCCTGAGCAAGGTGTGCTCCACCTCAGGGCTCAACCCCGAAGAACCGGCCAGTGTCAACAAGTGCTTCCTGTCCACGGCCTGCGGAACAGACTTCTACATGGCCCCAGAGGTGTGGGAGGGTCACTACACGGCCAAGGCGGATATCTTTGCCCTCGGGGTGATTATCTGGGCCATGGTGGAGCGCATCACCTTTGTGGATGTGGAGACTCAGAAGGAGCTGCTGGGGAGCTATGTGCAGCAGGGCTCCGAGATTGTACCCTTAGGGGAGGCCCTGTTAGAGAACCCAAAGATGGAGCTGCTGATCCCCGCCAGGAAAAAGAGCATGAACAGCCACATGAAGCAGCTGATCAGGGAGATGCTGTCGGCTAACCCTCAGGAACGGCCCGACGCCTTTGAACTAGAGCTCAGACTGGTCCGTATCGCCTGCAGAGAGCTGGACTGGGACACGTGA